The Aureispira anguillae genome contains a region encoding:
- a CDS encoding 50S ribosomal protein L25/general stress protein Ctc, with product MKTIALTGTSRTELGKKSTKALRNAGLVPCVLYGGENNVHFSVTPKALRDLIYTNEFRVAEIEVEGKKINAIIKTVEFHPVTDVIMHVDFLELVEGKAVKAEIPIRLVGAAKGVKVGGVLMQKIRKLKIQTTPDKLSSVIDVNVEHLALGKSIRVREVQVEEGIEIINAGGTPLASVEIPRALRSAEAKAEAVEAQE from the coding sequence ATGAAAACGATCGCATTAACAGGTACTTCAAGAACTGAATTAGGCAAAAAAAGTACAAAAGCACTACGCAATGCAGGTTTGGTACCTTGCGTTCTTTATGGTGGCGAAAACAACGTTCACTTTAGCGTTACTCCTAAAGCTTTACGTGACTTAATTTATACCAATGAATTTAGAGTTGCAGAGATTGAAGTAGAGGGTAAAAAAATCAATGCTATTATAAAAACTGTAGAGTTTCATCCTGTTACAGATGTTATCATGCACGTTGACTTCTTGGAATTGGTTGAAGGAAAAGCTGTAAAAGCTGAAATTCCAATTCGTTTGGTAGGAGCTGCTAAAGGTGTAAAAGTAGGTGGTGTTTTGATGCAAAAAATTCGTAAGCTAAAAATTCAAACTACTCCAGACAAATTGTCTTCTGTTATTGATGTAAATGTTGAGCATTTGGCTTTGGGTAAATCTATCCGTGTTCGTGAAGTACAAGTTGAAGAAGGAATCGAAATCATCAATGCTGGAGGAACTCCATTGGCATCTGTTGAAATTCCACGTGCATTGCGTTCTGCTGAAGCTAAAGCTGAAGCTGTAGAAGCACAAGAATAA
- a CDS encoding YfiM family protein, with the protein MKKLLYCLLLLLLTFPSSAQTDSLSLLASPKLTFFDTAPSFNKARFWTITSIGVAGYSAVTIGLNQAWYANYPRSKFHSFDDWNGWRQMDKFGHAMTSYFESKWAGDLYRWAGLSRNQAAWVGFGTGLLFQTTLEIMDGFSEKWGFSWGDMGFNLLGSSLYLGQELLWQEQRFRLKMSTHRPSYSTTPIQATNSNATSSIHARTTALFGNSIPELLFKEYNGQTIWLSVNIASFLKNRPHGFPPPWINVAVGYGIENVFGAESNTWEDKAGNSFTAPAHYQRHSQFFLSLDIDFERIPTKHKWLKTIFGILNIFKVPFPTLEINTLGAVKFHPFYF; encoded by the coding sequence ATGAAAAAACTACTTTACTGCTTATTGCTTCTATTGCTTACTTTTCCATCCAGTGCCCAAACCGATAGTTTATCCTTATTAGCGTCCCCAAAATTGACTTTTTTTGACACCGCTCCAAGTTTTAACAAGGCTAGATTCTGGACAATTACTTCCATTGGAGTAGCGGGTTATAGTGCGGTTACCATAGGATTAAACCAAGCTTGGTATGCGAATTACCCCAGAAGTAAATTTCATTCTTTTGACGATTGGAATGGCTGGCGGCAAATGGATAAGTTTGGTCACGCTATGACCAGTTATTTCGAAAGTAAATGGGCTGGTGATCTTTATCGTTGGGCAGGGCTTTCTAGAAATCAAGCCGCTTGGGTTGGTTTTGGAACGGGGTTGTTGTTCCAAACAACACTAGAAATCATGGATGGTTTTTCTGAAAAATGGGGCTTTTCTTGGGGAGATATGGGCTTTAATTTATTGGGGTCTAGCTTGTACTTAGGGCAAGAATTATTGTGGCAAGAGCAGCGATTTCGCTTAAAAATGTCAACGCACCGCCCATCATATTCTACAACTCCCATCCAAGCCACCAATAGCAATGCAACCTCCTCCATTCACGCCCGTACAACGGCACTTTTTGGGAATAGCATTCCTGAATTACTATTCAAAGAATACAATGGGCAAACGATTTGGCTTTCGGTCAATATTGCCTCCTTTCTAAAAAACAGACCACATGGTTTTCCCCCTCCTTGGATCAATGTAGCAGTAGGTTATGGAATAGAAAATGTATTTGGAGCAGAAAGTAATACTTGGGAAGATAAGGCAGGGAATTCATTTACGGCTCCTGCCCACTATCAACGGCACAGTCAATTTTTTCTATCCTTAGACATTGACTTTGAGCGAATTCCCACCAAACACAAATGGCTAAAAACAATCTTTGGAATACTGAATATTTTTAAAGTCCCCTTTCCTACCTTAGAAATCAATACACTGGGAGCTGTTAAATTTCATCCATTTTATTTTTAA
- a CDS encoding patatin-like phospholipase family protein, producing MKERLTNIYYTFPVQLIKLQLKHNILLLSIWAALFALMSGALGASMGFHKMFLDPEYMGEVTFWSFFIIGLAYGSFFIAWNTSVYILNSYRFPFLASLYRPFAKFSFNNFFIPVLFIVFYVYKIVHFQWYNEYTGQYSILFYCLGFLLGSFVMVLSSMLYFQYTNTDVQTYRKLNKLKLSKMLKAIVVKRKERERGLRDNALYKNAWRVDFFLTEYFQWRIVRNVEHYNSKLLERVFRQNHANALVIQSLSITALILMAALVEYEHFRIPAAASLLLLMSIITTIIGALTYWMEEWRILFLMVAFFIISQMMSWGWFSYQNSAYGLNYQEPSVHYSIETLDSICSKEQYRKDSKNTIAILERWRAKFGQSRLLRKPKLVLLCVSGGGIRASLWSNHVIREIDKTLNGKLMKHTALMTGASGGMWGASLYRELYYKKQKGAAIDLYDKKYLDYTSKDLMNSLAFTFLVNDIFIPWVNREVNGYTYRQDRGYIFEQQFIENTEGLLGQRLEYYKEPEEQAVIPMMFLTPLISNDSRMMVISPHGVSYMMRPPFSYQGGGVKTKIDAVDYGALFKNHDPLNLRFATALRMNATFPFIFPSVQMPTNPVLAIVDAGFRDNFGLETATRFAAIFRKWIRENTSGITIISIRSYAQAEKIAETTSKSLTELAFNPLGPVFALDALQNYHHDAYVSYLKSKIGYNKIDVVDFVYKPTILDERASLSLHLTQREKNDILNAINLDENQQNIKRLKELIK from the coding sequence ATGAAAGAACGATTAACTAATATATATTATACTTTTCCAGTGCAGTTGATAAAATTGCAGCTCAAGCATAATATTTTATTATTAAGTATTTGGGCTGCTCTATTTGCCCTAATGAGTGGAGCGTTGGGGGCTTCAATGGGCTTTCACAAGATGTTTTTGGATCCAGAGTATATGGGGGAAGTTACCTTTTGGAGCTTTTTTATTATAGGGCTGGCCTATGGTAGCTTTTTTATTGCATGGAATACAAGTGTTTATATCTTAAATAGTTATCGTTTTCCTTTTTTAGCTTCGCTCTATAGACCCTTTGCCAAATTCAGTTTTAATAACTTTTTTATTCCCGTATTGTTTATCGTCTTTTATGTTTATAAAATTGTACATTTTCAGTGGTATAATGAATACACAGGACAGTATAGTATTTTGTTTTATTGCCTAGGTTTTCTGTTAGGATCCTTTGTAATGGTATTGAGCTCAATGCTGTATTTTCAGTATACGAATACAGATGTGCAGACTTACCGAAAATTAAATAAGTTAAAGCTTTCTAAAATGTTGAAAGCAATTGTTGTTAAGCGAAAAGAAAGAGAAAGAGGGCTTAGAGATAATGCTTTGTATAAAAATGCATGGAGAGTCGATTTCTTTTTAACGGAATATTTCCAGTGGAGAATTGTACGAAATGTAGAACATTATAACTCTAAGTTATTAGAGCGAGTTTTTCGCCAAAATCATGCGAATGCTTTAGTGATTCAGAGCTTGAGTATTACGGCTTTGATTTTGATGGCTGCGTTGGTAGAATACGAACATTTTAGAATCCCAGCAGCAGCAAGTTTATTGTTGTTGATGTCAATTATTACAACAATTATTGGTGCTTTAACCTATTGGATGGAAGAATGGAGGATACTGTTCTTAATGGTCGCTTTTTTTATCATCAGTCAAATGATGTCTTGGGGCTGGTTTTCCTACCAAAATAGTGCCTATGGGCTAAACTATCAAGAACCCTCTGTTCATTATTCTATAGAGACACTAGACTCTATTTGTTCCAAAGAACAGTACAGAAAGGACAGTAAAAATACAATAGCAATTTTAGAACGTTGGCGGGCTAAGTTTGGACAAAGTCGTTTGTTGCGGAAACCTAAATTAGTATTATTGTGTGTAAGTGGCGGAGGAATACGAGCCAGTTTGTGGTCCAATCATGTCATTCGAGAAATCGATAAAACCTTAAATGGTAAACTGATGAAGCATACGGCATTGATGACAGGGGCTTCTGGGGGAATGTGGGGCGCTTCTTTATATCGTGAATTGTACTATAAAAAACAAAAGGGGGCAGCAATTGATTTGTACGATAAAAAATACCTTGATTATACCTCAAAAGATTTAATGAATTCATTGGCGTTTACTTTTTTGGTAAATGATATTTTTATTCCATGGGTAAACAGAGAAGTAAATGGTTATACCTATAGGCAGGACAGGGGATATATCTTTGAACAACAGTTTATTGAAAATACAGAGGGGCTATTGGGGCAACGATTGGAATATTACAAAGAACCAGAAGAGCAGGCTGTGATTCCAATGATGTTCTTAACGCCATTAATTTCGAATGATAGTAGGATGATGGTTATTTCTCCTCATGGTGTTAGTTATATGATGCGCCCTCCATTTAGTTATCAGGGAGGAGGTGTAAAAACTAAGATAGATGCAGTAGATTATGGTGCTTTGTTTAAAAATCACGATCCGCTTAATTTACGTTTTGCAACGGCTTTAAGAATGAATGCGACTTTTCCTTTTATTTTTCCAAGTGTCCAAATGCCTACGAACCCAGTATTGGCAATTGTTGATGCAGGTTTTAGAGACAATTTTGGCTTAGAAACGGCTACTCGATTTGCGGCTATTTTTAGAAAATGGATTCGTGAAAACACAAGTGGCATTACAATTATCTCTATACGGTCTTATGCGCAAGCCGAAAAAATAGCAGAAACAACTTCTAAATCACTAACAGAATTGGCGTTTAATCCTTTAGGACCAGTCTTTGCATTGGATGCGCTTCAAAACTATCATCATGATGCCTACGTTTCTTACCTAAAATCTAAAATTGGATATAATAAGATAGATGTGGTCGATTTTGTCTATAAACCAACAATTTTGGATGAACGAGCATCGCTTAGTTTGCATTTGACACAACGAGAGAAAAACGATATACTGAATGCAATTAATTTAGATGAAAATCAACAAAATATAAAGCGACTAAAAGAGTTAATTAAGTAA
- the pth gene encoding aminoacyl-tRNA hydrolase yields the protein MFKFIVDLFKKKNPETLKIDNSVKYLITGLGNIGPDYEGTRHNIGFDVVDYLAGKFDVQYKSERYGFVGSFKHKGRTYILLKPTTYMNLSGQAVRYWMQKEKIKASNLLVILDDLNIKFGQVKMKTKGSAGGHNGLKNIEQLLNTAQYPRLRVGIGDQFGRGRQVDFVLGRWTSEEEDLLPKIIKHAAEGVLNFGTIGVDRTMNLVNKNLNAPPKKKKAKPSSDDLPQKD from the coding sequence ATGTTTAAGTTTATCGTTGACTTATTCAAGAAAAAGAATCCAGAAACGTTAAAAATAGATAATAGCGTGAAATATCTTATTACAGGTCTTGGTAATATAGGACCAGATTATGAAGGCACTCGTCATAATATCGGGTTTGATGTAGTGGACTATTTGGCTGGCAAATTTGATGTACAGTACAAAAGCGAACGGTATGGCTTTGTTGGGTCTTTTAAACACAAAGGACGCACTTATATTTTGCTAAAACCAACTACTTATATGAACCTTAGTGGGCAAGCTGTACGGTATTGGATGCAAAAAGAAAAAATCAAAGCGTCTAATTTATTGGTCATTTTAGACGACTTGAATATTAAGTTTGGACAAGTGAAAATGAAGACCAAGGGGAGTGCAGGTGGGCATAATGGACTCAAAAATATTGAACAGCTGCTTAATACTGCGCAGTATCCTCGCCTAAGAGTTGGTATTGGAGATCAATTTGGAAGAGGTCGCCAGGTTGATTTTGTGCTGGGACGCTGGACTTCTGAAGAAGAAGATTTATTGCCTAAAATCATCAAACATGCAGCAGAAGGAGTGTTGAATTTTGGTACAATAGGAGTAGACCGTACGATGAATCTTGTTAATAAGAATCTTAATGCTCCACCCAAAAAGAAAAAGGCAAAACCCAGCTCAGATGATTTGCCCCAAAAAGACTAA